The window ATTTGcgactattagcgacggttgtccAATAACTCGTCGCTCTTAGCGACGGTAAAAATAAAAACGTCGAAATAGCGatggtttttttattaaaccgtcgctgatttaagGATATCGGCCACGGTTTCAAAGGACTGTCGCGttgttaaaccgtcgccgattttaaATCGGTGTAAACCGTCGCCAAATttaaagtagcgacggtttcacTAAAACCGTCCCTAATTTAAAATTTCGGACCCATTTTCCGCAGCGTGCTAATAATATGCATGCCGTGAATGATATTATCGACGGCGTGCGattaatgtacgccgttaatatctacacatgatttttttaaaaaaaatgatttactttTAACAGCGCGCATAaacatgcacgctgttaataatactattaacggcgtgcatttattgtgcgctgcgaaaatataattttttaacagcacacataaatgcatgctgcggatattactatccgcaacgtgcttttaatgcacgtcGTTATTTTTTCAAGTGCAagactattaacagcgcacaaaTGGGTGCACGCCGTGAAAAGTAGTATTCGCAGCGtacttttaatgcacgctgttgatgacgtgctgcggaaaatcatttttcatgtaGTGTCTATATAGTTATTCAGTAATATAACATCCATACAATTACATAAACATTTAGAAGATTCTTGTTTTCGGTGTTCGTGGGATCTCTAGTTTcatcttaaattaaatatcaatGGCCGGGGGTAATAATTCGTTCTTATTTATATTTTCGCATATCGATTTTTCTGTGTTATGTTTGTACGTATGTAAATCGAGTTTAGTGGTTCagtatattaaatatctaacaggctctttaaatgaaaatttatgTAGTTATAACATGGGTTTCGTAGATTATCTTACTTGTAATTTTATCGAAACAAATATTAGTAAGACGATAAATTAAGTAATATATAAAGAATAACAATTAAAATGGTTAATACtgatatttgaaagaaaaaataactAGCAAAATCCATTGCAACTAGTATATATATTGGAGCTTGCTAGACATATAGTGGCATTATGCCAACAGTTAACCATAATTTTTTGACGAAAAAGGCAATAGGTGTTTTGTAAGATAGGTCAATCttgctcatatttataataaaaatttatatttttgtcaaaaaaagtaaaaaaaaattcatgaatgacccaaataaaatatttgtttcgcAAAATTGACCCGTGTTACAGTCTACCTAAGATTTTTGTGTTTGATCTATAGTTTTAAGATCATATACatcacatttaaaaaaaaaaaacttaaattggcgaagtgttttatttctttttcatgtttaaaataatatttgtaacACATATCACAGGTATTTTCACAGTTGGAAAAAAGCATCCTGCCATTTGATTTATTTCTTAGTCACTTTAGACTTAAAGACGCCAAGAAAACTTTTTACCCAAAATGCAAAAAGTGGTTCCCGGACGTACCTTTTACTTTAAATTAAAAGCATACAGCATCTTGTTCTGCtgataatttgaaatttgtttgatattgttaatttttaatttaaaaatataataataattaataataagcTCTTTTAATCTGTCTCCATCTaacaattaatattaatatttgtgGCGTCCTGACTAAGCTGTAccaaattttattattcaaagTACAAAGATTGCATGTACTTATAGATTTATTCTCCAAAACGTTCTACATTGTAAATtcgtataaaaaatatattcgaTGGCTTTTCAATTGATGGATAcctgaaattatttaatttcttacaatatattttgatattgtgTCATATTGTaggaagatttttttttttttttttgaagtataTACTTTACAATGTATCTATCATGCATGGCTTCATTTCTAGAAGTCTGCTAAAAGGAATGGTGCATTTCAATTTGGGAATATTTGTTTCTGTTATACCCTTGTTCTGAAATATATCGTTACTGTTTCAGTTCATTGACTGATTCCCTACATGAAGGATAGAGTCAAGATTCAAAAATATATGAGGATGACTCTGTCTCTGTTAAACAATAATCAAGTTGAACATTCGGTTAAAATGAACCGAACTTTCTAAAATTGTTTATCCGAATTTTTTTCATCCAACTGAACCGACCAAACTTAATTTACTATGTAAGCTGAACAAACCGAAACAAATCGGTTATTTGGGTTGGTAACCAAATTAACCgaacttttataattttttttaaaaaaatcaagttttaattaaaaatgtaatataaaaattgaattaagtaaatttatattttatttattaaaaaatttatttttaagtcTAATTCTATTGTCCgataaaattttaatagaaatttttaatatttatatatttataaactttactataaatttaataatattaatttttttgtaaaagtttGGTTAACCGAAACTTTATATTAAAAACCGAAAGCAAACTGAGCTAACCGATATTTTAAAAAAGCAAAACCAAACTTCCTAATAAACTGAACcgatttttcaaattaattcagtTCActcaattattttgttttaaacatatattttctCACCCCTAAACTTTAATTGATGTTTGTCCCTTACTTATCAATGTTtgcttttttgttttaaaaataatttgatagttttttattttcattcctTGAGTTACCTAACTAGAAAAATCCAATCGTGTTAAACATTTCCaacaaagaattatttttcaaatataataattattcaattttcTCAATAATTCTCGAATATTTCaaccaattaattatttttcccaaattttgttgtagtaaatttttaagataaaaattaaacttgaaaattcatatacatTATAAGACAATATTATCTCAACTCAAATAATCACAACTAAATATTTGGCATAATTTTAGAGCTGTCGAATTTTACATCAAAGTCACATAATTTCAGAATTTACGATAATAAATCAAccaatagataataataatgtgtGATTTGTGggggttgttttatttttaatttttaacacgGGTCTGAAAAAatactatatattttttaaaaaaataggtgAAGCTGTAGCTCATCCTAGCCCAAGGGTGGTTCTACCCCTGTCTGCATGTCAACCTCTTTGCATGGGAATGAAATTGAAGATAAAAAAACAAAGTCAGTTTTAGTACTGATCATTTAAATTCTGATCAagaataacatttttattaatgTAACTAGcgtgtttttcatttttattcatgTTGGTTTTCACCACACGGAGGAGTTCATAATTTGTAATATCGTTTCCACCTCGAGTGTTGACATTATACTAGAAGATGATGAGGTGGCTGACACAGAAAATGGTGAAGTGGTACCAAAACTTATTGAAATGGTGTTAGACATTATTGATGTATCTGATGTCAAGTTAGCACGacgatgaaaaaaaataaaattgaaataaatacaaattaataGACTAAATTGTGAATTAATCGATAACAATTAATTACATGTTAAGACTTAAAAGAGGTAGAACCGagtatttaattatattctcGTTTACGGTTGTAATAAGAATTGCCTCAATATTTACGAAACAAAATTGAATGGTTTatggaaaatttattttaaatttttaagataattttcgagttttagaACTGATATTATATGCTGCCATTATCTCAATCTCAGTAATGACAAGAAcacaaaaattaatatgaaaCAATTTTACACATCAATTTAGTAAAACGGATCTTCAAACAACaagaagacaaaaatttgtgtgagacggatcctttatttgggttatccataaaaaaatattactttttatgttaagaatattactttttattgtgaatatcgataggattgacccgtctaacCAGATACCTAATCCAACCAGAAACCCTTGCTAAAAACATGCCGAAAAGGACGGCTTTCTAACTTCCGCCACCAAAATAAACAATTGAAGAGTAAAAAACACAATTATTTATAAGATCGCTTtgcatttataaaattaaataaattatcaagAATTCCATCGACGTCGATCCTCTTTCtttcaataattatatatatctaattttgaataaattaaagCTCGTGGAACTGAAACACTACATAAAATAAAGAAACAGGAACAAAGCTTCCACTAATATAATCTGCTAAATTTAGCTCTATCTCGTATTATTATACCTAAACTAATTAATCTATAGCTAAATTTAGCACCTGTTCCTGTTCTTCGATCGATCTTAAATTCTTAATACATATTATATTACAATTCATCATTCTATCCTACACAAGATATGGCCCAGAATTGGCTGTCTTCCACGGACGGTCGCTTCTTTTCTTATCTTTTCCATTATTTTCCGGTCTTGAATTCTtggggggaaaaaaaaaagcaaaacaaaaacaaagacaAAAACAAGTTGGGATTCGTTTTTGCGTTCTTTCTCAATCCAGCGTTTTCACGGATAGAAATTAAGATACAGTCTTGTTCTAGAAAATCAGTGGTTTTTTCCTTGGCCTAATTTTCTTTTCTCTACCTGAAGCTGACACCAAATGTGTGTGTCCAGAAATCAGATGTAGTCTCAGCAGCAACAGGGGAGGTGCTCGATATCGGCACCAGGCAAAGGCCTCGGCCTTTTAAATCTATTTTTAACCCTTCTCGATCCTTAGGTTTATTACCCGCGGCCTGCATAAAATATGTATGCTGAAGCTACGACCAAGAACGgcttaaatttacaaattttaattctATATTATTGTTAAAGATCATCGGTTTCGAGCATTTTCATATATAAGGCCTTAAAGCAAATTGagtggaaaaataaataattggacTTAGTCATCTAATTCCTAGATCTACCTGTTGATGTTGCAGTACTGGAGGAGATCCATTTTTCAAATATGGAGTACTTAATACCTGTAAGTGAGTGACATACAAAAGTATGTATAAAAATCTGAGTTAAAAGTGTAATTAAAGAGCAATAATGAAGCATTTTGAGTGAAGTTATTGTAAGGGTCTAGCATACCTTGACTTGATCATGGAGAAACTTGATATATTCAATTGCTTCATGCAGAACTGATGCTGTATCAGTCTGAAAGGATAATAAACCTTCAGTTAATCTAAAAAGgacttataaaatattaattaaagctGTTGAAATGTGGAAAAAAGATGGAATATTTTACCTTCCCGAAAGGTGAAACCAACTGCTGGAGGGCGGTTACTCGATCCCCCAGTTTCTCTTTTCGGACCTGTCGAAAAAGTTGGAAGTTAACATCCGTTTTCTTGCAAGAAACAGTggttaaaaaaaagaagaagaagaagactaAAGTCgccattaaatttttttcaaaatctgaGTATGATCAAGTCTATTTACTGTACCTTAAAGGTTGGCAACGGTGATGGAGTCTCGATCCGGGGACGCTTTATTGCCCGTTCGCTGCTGTTTTGTTTCTTTGCCATCGAGGCTATGTCTCGGGCTCCTTCGTGATTGTTTGCAGCACTGATATTAATTGGGatgttactttttatgctgTTGTGAACTGATGGAAGGATTGGGGAGTTTGTGGAAGGGATAAAGTTGGACGAATCATTGCGGAAAGGTGGAGTGGCGTTCCAGAAGCGTGTGGTGTTGTTACTGAACGGCAAATGATTAGCAGGCGGTTGCCTTGATGGCTGGATCACCATGGAAGAAGATTTAGGCAAACTGGACAGTAATAATTCGTTCTGATTCATTCCATAGTTTGCTTCCGACAAATAATTCATCTCCTGGTCATCTAAGAAAGATAATACGTGAGGCTGAGAATTATCTTGGCCCAACAAATTCTGCATCAAGGATGAAGTGTAGCTATATGAAGATGGATTCAGTGGAAAGTTGACAGGTATTTCTTCGCAAGTTGCAGCACATGATTCGATGGAATTAGCGGTGGAATTTAATGGCTGGTGATGTATAGAAAAATCCTGATTCACTTGTTTGAATGGGTTGCCGGGCAAATCTTCACAGAAATTCTTGGGATTGATCCAGTTTTCTTGCCGATAATTCATGATTTGAGAATAATTTTTCTCTGATCTCCCACTTTCATGCCTGCAAGAtgacaagaagaaaacaaatgaaaaacttgGACAACTGACTGTCTTCTGCAGATGATTACaaacaaaacaaatcaaaaaaTCCCAACTTTTCTCACGAGTGCTACTGAATTTCTTGACCAGTAGCAGGGCAAGAAGTTGGTCTCTAAACAATCGAAGCAAAAACTTACAGAAAATCCTGATTCCAGCAATCAGTTGACAAGCTTCCATTTGAAATTCGCGGCTGAGTTTTTGGTGCATCTGGAAAAGTAGTGCAGCTACCATCGGAAGCTGAACCGGCGGAGTCATCGCTTGATATCACCGTGTTATTCACGTCCATCACCGGTTCATCACAATTACTCGGCCACCCTAAGTTTCCGAAGTCGTTGACTGCCCATGAACATGGCGATGAACCGAACAGATTTCTCGGCGAATTCCACCAGTTCGCGCTGCAAACTTGAAATTCTTCCGCCATATCCACCTGTGAAATCATGCAAGTGTCCCGAGAATTTGCCCTAGctctattttatttcttgtGAATTGCTTGTTCTTTCTCAAGTCAGATGAATtgcttgttatatatatatataaactggAATTCTTGGATTTTGCGAAATGGGTTTTGTATGAAAGTAAATTCAATCCAGAccgatgtatatatatagacatgGCTATATGTATACATGAACAGTTGGTGGAGCAGACAGTAAATTAAACTACTGGAATTTGGTTGACATTCGAGTTTTGAATAGACAAATGAAATTAGTTTGTGGAATTTTATTATATCGGAATTAGaggaaaaaaagaattttacTTGGAATACTATCTTTTTTTCATGTGCAAATGTTAGTTTTTATTCTGCATTTTATTGATGTAATAgatttgatatattataaatatgaatttgtattcataaaaaaaagacaaaaacttgtgtgagacggtctcacgggtcgtatttgtgatacagatctcttatttgggtcatccatgaaaaagtattactttttatgctaaaagtattactttttattgtgaatatgggtagggttaacccgtctcacagattaagatccgtgagacggtctcacatgagtcccactcaaaaaaaaattagttgtgatttttcatttttgaatgGCAACTTTACGAATTCTGCCATGGTAATATACCCTtgcttttcaaaaaataattagattattatgtttttaataTGCAAAGTTTTAAATCATTCACTCCTCTTTATTATTACCAGTAATAtgctaataaattattttttatgcaaacatttttttgttagaaataacttttgattatatttaatataaaataggATTATTTCATGTCACTTTCAAATTTTATGGTGTTTTGTAGgtttattctttttttaaaaaaaaaatttttgaattttttttttttaaaaaaaagtttgaggTGATGTAGtaattttgtgattattttataaaatttcatttatctaCTACTTTTGATGAAGGCATTAGTTTTGTCCTTTCATAAGAATAAACAATTTCAACTTGCTAGTATttgggatatatatatataNNNNNNNNNNNNNNNNNNNNNNNNNNNNNNNNNNNNNNNNNNNNNNNNNNNNNNNNNNNNNNNNNatatatgattaaaaattgatgcatttaattaatattgacttgatatatttaaaatttttgtgtgGGTTTTGTATGATTGTTTtgtgaatattatattttaaaatgtgttttaatttGGAAGTTATGTGtgagtaataaaaatatttatgttacacatatatatttaaatcgATACATTTAATCAATGTTTTATCTCGAAATATTTATGCTAACTggaatcattaaattttatcatgCACATATCCAAATTTTCAgcttttattaatatattagaaatattaaaaaacaatatatttcagATATTATTTTTGCATGCCAATTGCCAACTACCTATCCTTGTAAGGAAACACGGCATGAATGTCGTTACTTTACACCTGctatttcttgttttatttagCGAAGCTGTTGTATATATTATTGCCAAATTTTAGGcagcataaaatataaatgatattatatgaaaaaagatattttaaaattttatataaaatttagacTTTTGTCAGTTCGAttttacaatatttattttttaactatAAAACTCGTCTCTACTTTATTTAGGatatattattttggttatacATTATTTTCCCAAATCTATTGGTTATTCTAAATAACGAAGACAAAAATAGTATTAcatcattttcattattttcaaagGAATAATTTTTGTCAGTTTTTGCACACAATCATTCTGTTTaatctaatttttttgaaatttccaaaaatacTATTTCCCtatactatattttttaattaaatatacttatattttgaatatcaattcaaataccataatataataataattgtgaaataaaatcacacaaaatttTATAGCTGCAGTAAAAAATTGATAATCCGaaattgaaaaacatttttttacctACCATTTCTTGAGAACTTTCACAAAAAATTTCCTCAAAATAAAGCAAGTAATGCAATAATATATTTACCTAAATATGAACTCCCATAAAAGTCAAGCAAAGATTACTTGAATATTTTGTCtaactaaaaatattaattttttccgTTTGTATAATTCAAATTCAATCATTTATTTGACCATATGACACGAAAATGACTAATTGAGAAACtttgatcacaaaaatgaaaataagtCAGCCGTTGTCAATTTATCAGACGTAATTTGTGTTGGAAAGGCAATTATGCATCCAATATTGTGGCATTTATATTCTGGCAAGTTAAAGATGTCAAAATGAGCTCGTAGGGTATGTCGACCTGCCGTTTTGGCAAGTTGAAAAACAATCAACTCAACCCAATTCATATATTTTAGGTGATTAGCCTAGCAAACCATCCCTCAACCCACCTCAACTTACCATTGAGTGAGCCGCCAACCTGGCTCGCCATTTTAACGGGTAGGGCAATTGTCAACTCACATATTTTATGTGGCGGAACGAGTCAGACAGACGAACCTAACACATTTTGACTTCTCTTGGTAAGATCTTGGacccaaaaaaaattgatgattgGGAATAGAttgtaatataaatataaaagttaTAAAATACTAAATTGAAATTTAGAAAATTCTGAGCcctaaaacaatttttttttccttttatgtAACAGTCTCTCTACATTATAAATGGAGGTGTTTAGTTAAAATAAGAAACAATTCAATTCTCTCATTTATATTCTACATTCGCTCTTCTCTTTATCTAGTTTTTTATTACATTTATAACATGTTATAATCAGTACGAGTGCTCTTTGAAGTATAAATTTGTAATAGTTATAATTCTTAATCTTTATTTATATAATCTTGAAGTAGCAcgtacaatatttatttttaatattgatgCTCTCAATAgcacaaattttagttttatattgATGCGTctgaagtttaaaaaaaaaaaaaaaaaactttttattttatgttaagtCTTGAACTAGCACAACCCGATTTCATTTTGATAATCTAGCCAAATCCATGATTTAAGATCTAAAAATATGTCTATGTTCCTGAAGAATATTAGACACATGATTTACGATTTAAAAGATTCCAATATTCCTGATGAACAATTGACTCACgatctaaaaattttatatattcttgaagaatatcaatataaaatcgAAGAATATTGTTCTTGAAACATCATGATATCTCTTAATCAATTCCCTGATTACTTAATCAAGGCATTTCGTCTTAATAATGTTgttgaatttcaaatcataaGCATTTGATGAGTTTTGTATGTCAATCAGGATTTCAGTTTAGCATTCAGTTCCCATGTTCATACAAATAATGGCTTTACAGGATCATTTATTAAATGAGGGTCCACAATGTAGACTTGAAATTTATCTAGCATATGATTAACAATCTATTATTAGATATTTGGAGCCTTCAATAGGAGATTTGTTTACTGTAAGAATTTCATATTTCCTCtttgatgaaataaaattttcaacactAGAAGGGACAAAGTTGTATCCTTAAGAAAAACGAAGATTTGTTGGAATGAGAAAACATTATCTCATTAATATGAAACAATCAGTGTGAGTATGAAGTTGAAAGAATCATTCACTTGCAAAGAATTGTAAATCAATTGTCCGATGattttgttaataaaaaaatattacaaagtCACACATACAAGTAGAGAATACTCCAATGAAAAACATTTCTCATGCAGGACCATGTAATACTTTACCTGCAAATGAATCTAAAATGCACCAAAAGTATGGTCGACCAATTGGTTCGAAGAAAAGTATAAGAAGAATTGAAATCTCCATAAGAATCAACTTTACATGATACAATAGGATAAATAAGATGCGGATAATGTGATTCTAGAGAATCACAATCAATTGAAAATATCGatatttcaacaaattatttaatatctcataaaatataagatcaaaataatacaaacattaataatgtttttttcataaatatggTCCTTGATATTATACAAGGCAATGAAGATCCTTAACCACATTATGTTATACATTTTAAACAGAGAAATGACTGACCAAAATGGATGGCGGCTATACATGTTGAATTAGGTTCTCTACAAAAACGTAAAGTATTTTAACACATAGTTCAAACACCTAAATTTTAATCCATATAGGATACAAATGGGTATTTGtgcgaaaaaagaaaaaagggaaATTGTAATATACAAAGCCATACTCATAGCCTAAGGTTTCTCTCAAAAAACCTGAAATCGACTGAGGAAACATACTAATGATACCATTACTTTCCGATTCTTGATTAGCTTGACTGTAACAGAAAAGTTGGACGTGAACCTTATGAATGTGATCATTGCATATTTATATGGTTCTCTTGATAGTgacatatacatgaaaatctCTAAAAGAGTTAAACCACCATAAGCAAGTGATGCAACCCTTAGGACAATCTTCTCAATAAAGTTGCAAAAGTCATTATATAGATTAAAACAATAAGGACGCATCTTGTACAATCTCCTTAgtgaatatatattaaaaaaatgttatacaaatgattttatttatccATGCATTTTTACGACAATAAAAAAATGGATGATGGTATTTGTAATTGTAGTAGTATATGTCGATTATCTAAATCTTATGAAGACTCCAGAAGATCTTATCAAAAATGctaattatttaaaagttaatttgatatgaaatcttGGGAAATACAAAATTTTGTCTTGGATTGAAAATTGAGCATTTACATAAATGAATATTTGTTCATCAATTTTCATACATCGAAAagatactaaaatatttttatatggaCAAAGCACATCCATTTGCATCACCAATGGTTGTTCGATCACTTCACTAAGAAATATCATTTTAGTCAACTTGAAGATGACGAAAAGATCATTGGTCCTGAAATACCATATCTTAGTTCTATTTATGCATTTTCATATCTTGAAAATTGCATTCGACAAGATATAGCATTTTCACTTAACCTTCTAGCAAGATATAACTCTTTTCCAACCCGAAGACATTGGAATAATGTAAAGCATATATCTAAATACCTTCGTGGTACAAGAGATATGTGATTGTTTTattcatcaaaatcaaattcatcttTAGTAGGATATGAATACTATCTTTCATATCCACATAAAGCCAGATCAGATTATGTGTTTACACAAAGAGCCATTCTTATATCATGTAAATCGATGAAACAAGTTTAAGAGAGAGATCGTCAAATCATTATGAAATAATTGCAATGCATGAAGCAATTCGAGAATGTATATGGTTGAGTTCCATGACGTACCATATTCAAGAATCGTGTAGACTACCAACAACTAAAGATAGTCCAACGAATACATTATAAGATAATGTTATTTGTATTGCACAACTGAAAGGAAGATATATtagatataacaaaatatatttcgTCATA of the Primulina huaijiensis isolate GDHJ02 chromosome 1, ASM1229523v2, whole genome shotgun sequence genome contains:
- the LOC140980218 gene encoding transcription factor bHLH112-like, with the translated sequence MISQVDMAEEFQVCSANWWNSPRNLFGSSPCSWAVNDFGNLGWPSNCDEPVMDVNNTVISSDDSAGSASDGSCTTFPDAPKTQPRISNGSLSTDCWNQDFLHESGRSEKNYSQIMNYRQENWINPKNFCEDLPGNPFKQVNQDFSIHHQPLNSTANSIESCAATCEEIPVNFPLNPSSYSYTSSLMQNLLGQDNSQPHVLSFLDDQEMNYLSEANYGMNQNELLLSSLPKSSSMVIQPSRQPPANHLPFSNNTTRFWNATPPFRNDSSNFIPSTNSPILPSVHNSIKSNIPINISAANNHEGARDIASMAKKQNSSERAIKRPRIETPSPLPTFKVRKEKLGDRVTALQQLVSPFGKTDTASVLHEAIEYIKFLHDQVKVLSTPYLKNGSPPVLQHQQAAGNKPKDREGLKIDLKGRGLCLVPISSTSPVAAETTSDFWTHTFGVSFR